The Bremerella cremea genomic sequence CGTCGAATGAGAATCGTCGCAATAAGTCGTGCTACGAATCGGCCCCCTTTTCCAGGGCTTCCGGCTTCGGTGGGTCTTCGCCGTACTTGGCCTTGTATCGGGCGGCAAACTTGTCGAAAAGTTCCGGCGAGCAGATGAAGCACTGGGACGCGGGACGATTGTGTTCTTCGCACCAATCTCCCTTCTCCTTGAATTCTACGATCAGCTTTGTATCACACAAAGCACAAATCTCTTCCGGCACGCCATGTTCGCCGCACCACCATTCTCCATGGACGTGGCTATGTTCGTCGCCGTGATCGTGGTCATCGTGAGCCACTTCGGAGTGCTCGTCGGCATCTCCCATCGCGGACTGGCCACCACTGCAGCCAGCGAATGAAAGAGCGGCAACGGCAAGCAATCCAACTGCCAAACTGGAGGTACTAAACATCCACTTCATAAGATTCTCCTACTTAAATTTTCAAAAACTATATTGAAATCAAACCGAGACGGTTTCCGCCCCCTTGGCAGAATCTGGCAGGGGAGGTTGTTCAGGAGCGAACTCGTCGTATTCACCCGAACCAAGATTCTTAGCGGGAAGATTGAAGACGACGTAAAGCACGCGGAGGACGAGCAGGCTCATAAGCATCGCACTACACACTCCCCCAATCACCACGGTTGCCAATGGACGCTGGACTTCTGCCCCCATCCCCGTACTGAAGGCCATTGGCACAAAGCCCAAACTAGCCACTAGAGTTGTCATGAGAATAGGACGCAAACGAGTCACCGCCGCTTCCTCGACAGCTTCATCCAAGTTCCTGCCACGTCTTCGCAATTGGCGAATCGTGGAGACCAAGAGCATATCGTCTAGCACGGCTACACCAGAAAGGGCGATGAAGCCGACCGCAGCGGAAATCGAGAACGGCATATCGCGAATCCACAAGGCGACAACGCCACCAATCCAGGCGAATGGTACCCCAGTGAACACTCGCAACGCGTCTATCCAGTTTCGATAGGTCATGTACAACAGGGCAAGAATCATCAACAACGCGATCGGAACGACAATCATGAGACGTTGTTGGGCACGCTGGAGATTCTCGAATTGTCCGCCCCATTCGACTCGGTAACGCCCTGGTGGCAACGCAACTTGCTCAGCAACTGCCTGGCGGGCTTCCGCAACGAAGCTTCCCATGTCGCGTCCCCGGACGTTTGCTTCGACAGTGATACGGCGCTGATACCACTCGCGTTTGATCGTATTAGGTTCGTCTACCCGCTCGATCGACGCTAGTCGCGAAAGCGGGATGCGTTGCCCGGACGAAGTCGCGACCAAAATATCGGCGATGGCCGAGGGATCAGCACGTACTTTTTCTGGCAGACGAATGACTAGCGGGAAACGCAGTTGTCCCTCGTAAACTTCTCCTACGTGATGGCTGCCCAATGATCGAACGAGATTCAAGACGTTCTTGGCAGGCACTTCATAGCGGGCGATCTGGTCCTGCTTGATCTTGATTTGAAGCACCGGCTGTCCCGTGACCTGTTCCACCTTGACTTCGGAAGCTCCCGCAATGCCCTTGATCACTTTTTCAATTTCGGACGCTTTGCTAACCATCAATTCCAGATCATCTCCGTAAAGGATTGCGGCGACATCGGCCCGCACCCCAGAGATCATCTCATTCATCCGCATCTCTATTGGCTGCGACATGGCCAGGCGAGGGCCTGGTAGATCGCGTAACTCTTCCTGCACTTGGATGGTCAGTTCTTCTTGAGTGCCGGCACGAGTCCACTGCTTCCGGGGATGAAGGGTAATGAATAGATCGGTTAGCTCCGTTCCCATCGGGTCGGTTGCCACTTCGGCGGTTCCGACACGACTCCAAACGTGCGCGATCTCATCGGGGAACTTTTCCAGCAGGACCTTTTCCATACGCGTGTTGTAACGGATTGACTCTTCCAGATCCGTGCCTGCCAGTCGGACGACATTCAGCGTTATCGCCCCTTCGGAGAGGCGGGGGACAAACTCCGAACCAAGGTTCGGGGCAATCAGCCCGAATACGGCTACAAACAGGCAGAGAGCCGAACCGATCACAACGAATTTATTGTGCATCGTAAATCGCAATACCGGTGCGTAGAGCCGCTTGAGCCAGCGGATCAAAAGGGGCTCTTTTTCTTGGATGTTCTGAGGCAAGAGAAAACTGGCCAGCACCGGCATAAGAGTCAGCGACAATACCATCGATCCGGCCAAAGCCATAATCACGGTCATCGCCATCGGACGGAAGAGTTTCCCTTCGACACCTTCCAGCGTCAAAATGGGCAAGTAAACGATCATGATGATTAACTCACCGAACATCGTTGGTTTGCGAACCTCGATGGCCGCATCGCGGATGATCTCCAAGTGGCTGCGACCTCCGCTGTCGCGCGACAGATGCCGGACGCAGTTTTCGATCATCACCACCGAACTATCGACCACCAACCCAAAGTCGATCGCCCCCAGGCTGAGCAAACTAGCCGCAATGCCAACTTGTAGCATGCCCGAAAATGCGAACAACATCGAAAGTGGAATTGCCAGAGCGACGATGAAACCGGCACGCAGATTCCCGAGGAAGACGAATAAAACCGCGACAACCAACAGGCCCCCCTCGAACAGGTTTTTCTGCACCGTGTGGATCACGTGGTCGACGAGTTCCGTTCGGTCGTAAACCGTTTTGATGGTAACGCCAACAGGAAGCGTGCTGCGAATCTGCTCCAGCTTGTTCTTCAGGGCCCAAGTCACCTCGTGACTGTTCTCGCCCATGAGCATGAACCCAAGTCCCAGTACCGCCTCCCCCTGGCCATCAGCAGTTACTGTTCCCCGGCGAATCTCATGACCAATTTGCACTTCGCCGATGTCGCCGACGCGAATAGGGACCCCATCTTTTGCTTTGATGACGATATTTTTGATCTGGTCGATGTCTACCGTGCGGCCAACTCCATGTACCAGCAGCATTTCGCTGCCATCGGTAATCGTCCCTCCCCCGACATTTTCATTGTTTGCACGAATGGCATCTGCAACTTCCTCATAGGTCAGGGCGTGTTTGATCAGACGATCTGGATCAAGCCGAACTTGATATTGTTTTTCGTAGCCTCCCCAACTGTTCACCTCAGCGACACCCGGGACAGAACGCAATTGCGGTTTTACCACCCAGTCATGGAGAGTGCGTAATTCGGTCAGCCGATCAACACGCTCCTGGTCGCTGACCTGGGAAAAGTCGACTCCCTGATAGGTCAGTACATAATGGAAGACCTCGCCGAGTCCTGTCGATACGGGGCCCATCTGCGGCCTGCCGATTCCTACCGGCAACTCCACGGTACTAAGCCGCTCGTTGATTAGCTGACGGGCAAAATAGATATCGATCCCATCCTCGAAGGTCACGACGACCTGGGAAAGTCCAAATTTCGAGATCGATCGCATAACCGTCAAACCAGGCAGGCCACTAATGCTCTGCTCGACGGGAAAGGTAATCTGTTTCTCGACTTCTTCAGAAGAGAGTGCCGGTGCCGTCGTATTGATCTGAACCTGAACCGGGGTGGTATCGGGAAACGCATCGATATCAAGCTGCTGCAGCGCGAAGACGCCAGCTACCGCCAACACGAGCGTGACAAGGATGACTAACGCCCGATGCCGAAGTGAAAAATCAATTAGGTTGCTGAGCATTTTGTCTCCCTTTATTCGTCGACGCAGCAGCCAGCCCCTAAACCGTTCTTCAACAGTTGGGCTCGCAGAACATCACTGCCCGTCGTAGCGACGACTTCCCCAGGGAGAACCCCCGCAACAATTTCCGTAAAACCATCCTGGTAAGCTCCCAAACGCACCGAGCGAACATGGAAGACTTTGGGGGACTCAGGGCTATCGAAGTAGTGCTTATCACGTACGAAAACGATTCGACAGCAGCCTTCGGAGTGGACGCTTTCTGCCGGCACGGCGATCGCATTTTCTTCCTCTCTTAGGACGATATCACCGATGCCGTAAGTCTTGTCACGCAATTTGCCCTTGGGATTGGGAAGGACAGCACGGACCTTAACCATACGGGTCTGGGAATCGGCCCCGGTGCTAATCCAGTCCACCTGCCCTAAAACTTGCGACGAGCTTCCGTCCGCTTGGAAGTGAACCTTCTGCCCGACCTCAACTTGCTGTACGTCCTCTAGGGGAACCTCAAGCATCAACCACATTTGGCTCGTATCGACAATGCGAAATAACGGTCGTCGGGTATCGACGACTTCACCTTGCGTGACGTTTCGTTCGACAATCAGTCCAGAGATCGAGGATCGCACAGGCAGAAAATTAGCACTGGAAACTTGTGCTTTCACCGAAGAGCGAAGCGTTTGTGGAATGCCCAGAAAGCGTAGTTGTTCAAAAGCTTCGCGTTCCGAAAGTTGGGCCAGAGATTGAATATCAGGCGATAATCCCAAGTTCTCCATCGATTGAGCGATGCTCAACACCTCGGCCTTTGCTTTGGCCAAGTCGGCATCGGCCTCTAACAGCCGAACACCTGCCACGGCTCCCTTGGCAATTTTTAATCGTTCCACATTTTGTCGCTGTAATGATTGTTCTGCCAGAGCACGGATGAGGCTGGTTTTTAGATCACCGACTTGTTCTGCTTCCACCAGTGCGAGAACTTCCCCTTCTTCCACGCGATCTCCTAAGGTCTTTTCAACACGCCAAACACTTCCAGAGGCTCGTGAAGCAAAACTGGCCGTTCGCGTGGGGTCGTAGAGAATTTCACCGCTGCCTGAGACCGTTTGTTCGATAGGGCGGCGTTCCACGAGTTCGACGTCGACGCCCGCTTGGGCAACGGCATCGACGGATGCAAATTGAATTCGCTTCAGATAGGTTAGGCAACCGCTGTTGTTTTCTTTCGAAAGCGGCATGCTCATAGCCAACTCGGCACGAGATCGATCCGCCGAGGAGATCGCAGGTGTCTCGTTCAGTTGGGCCAGTTCAGGGTGGTCGAGGACGCAATTATGAATGCCATGCTTGGAGCACCAGCCGAAGTCCGGCGTTTTCGGCATGAGGGATTCGTCGCACTCGACGCAGATCGATTCTGGTACTCCATGTTCATCGCACCAGTCCGCGTCTGCGGGTGCGACTTTTCCAGTTAAAGCCGCAAACTTGGGCATTTTCCAGTCGGTGTAATGGCCGAATGCAAATAGCCCAGCGAATGCTAAAAGTACCAAGCAAGGACCAACGCTCGCACCGCAAAACGCAACTACACGCCTCGCAAGCGATTGGGATGGAAGTTGGGTAGTCGAGCCGGGCGGCGCGTTCGTTGAACTCTCGGAATTAGCAACCTCGTTCGGCTTACTTCCCGCAGCTTGTTTCTGCGTTTCGACGACGGATTGACTCATTTGCAGAACTCCCGCAAAGAAGACGTCAATGGAACAGGGAAATGGGCAGAAGGCATTGGCTTCCACGCAAGGTGTTGCCAATGACAAAGCCGGAATGAACCAGCTCTGCGCACCACGACAATAGAATGCGGTGCTTAAATTAAGAGAGAAGCGAGCGTTAGGCGCATGAAGCGGCCTGACAACACCTTCCAAGAGCGATCGTAGTATTGCGAATCATCGTTAAGTTGATGCTGGGTCGATTGCCATTGATCTTCGTACGGCAGGAAACAATCCCATGCCCAAGACGACAAATCTTCGACCTCTACCTTAAGTCCCACAATCGCCGATTGGCTACAGAAACAATCGCAATCAGGACACGAGTCGTGAGGGCAATCATTTTGTGGGGCAGGGCTGCGATCGTGCGAACAGTGGTGGCAACAAGCCTGTGCTTCCTGGCAGTCCATCGTGAATTGGAATTGATGCTGATCAACATGTTGTGGCGCAGCCAAGCTCTGAGCACCGCAAAACAGCGGGCAGAAAACAACACGAAGCGTAATCAGGAATACAACGAAGTGATTCATAACGAACGTTAAATTGAGCAAGGCGAACAAGATCGCACGATTCGATGATACGGCACAGAGTACCCCATTTCAAGGCGAGTTATGTCCCCACGAAAAATGCATGCGAGTCCGGGTGATTCACAAGTTCCTTCAGTGTCTTGGTTTATGTAAATGCCATCGAGCTATTGTCAAATCTCGTGTTCTAGCCGAGGCTCAAACGGTGGTCTGCTGGATGCCGTTGTTGAAACTCTTTACTGCTAGTAAATTGGCGATTTGGGCGTGTCCGTTCAAGCGACGCCAGCCCTATTGGGCTGTTTGTCCCAGCTTAAACATCATGGCAAGGCTCGTCCTGCGGTTGCCGCTCCCTTTTGTTTTTCGATGCCTCAGGCGAAACGTGGCAAAGGACGATTCGATTGGGTTGGTCGTTCGCAGGTGCTTCCAATGTTCGGCCAGTAAGTCGTAGAACGTCAGCAGCACGTCTCGATCCGCTCGCATGCCGCCGAGTACTTCGTGCCGTATTTCTCCGCGAACTGTTCGATCGCCTTCTCCGCATCGGCCCGCGTCTCGGCCAGCCAGATGTCGTGGATGTCGGCCTTAACTTTGGGCTGCACGCTCTTGGGCATTTGGTTCACCTCGTTGGCCGTTTTATGAACCCAACACCGCTGCTCGCGCGTCTCCGGAAAGACTTTACGAAGTGCCGCCCAGACCCCGAATGCCCCGTCGCCAATCGCTAGGTGCGGAGCATGCGCCAGCGCCCTCGCTGCTTCAGGTCGATCAGCACTTCATGCCAGTTCTGCTCGCTCTCACGATAACCGTCGGCCACTGCCAGCAGTTCCTTCTTGCCGTCGGTTGTTGCTCCCATTAAAACTAGAGTGCATTGCCGTTTTCTCGCTTCATCTTCGAGCCGCACGTTCACGTGAATGCCATCGGCCCAGACGTAAACGTAGTGCTTCTCGTCAAGCGAGCGACGGCACCAGGCATCGTATTCGGCCGACCAGCTTTCCTTCAGCCGCACAATCGTGTTGGCACTTAGACCGGACGCCGCTTCACCAACGAGCGACTGCAAAGCCGCGCGGAAATCGCCTGTCGACACGCCTTTCAAATAGAGCCAGGGAATCAAATCGTCGATGCTCTGGCTGCGGCGAAGATTCGGCAGCAAGACCTTCGGCGAGAAGTGAACGCGATCGTCCTCACCGGTCGACTTGTCACGAACCCACGGCTGACTGGCTGCGAGCTTTCCGGCGCCGGTCATCACTTCGCGGTCAGGCAAGCGGCCATTGCGAACCACGAGCCTTCGCCCGCGATCATCTCGCTTGCTGGAGTGCTGCTCCAGAAAGCTGTCGGCTTCAATGGCAGCCTGAAGCATCCGCTGGGATCCTTGTTGCACAATCTGATCGAGCAAACTGCGAGCCTCTACAGGCTGCGAAAAAGCCCCCATGTTGTCGTCTGCTCGTTCGGAACAATTTTCGTACCCTGGATCATGGCGTATCCTCACGCCCACGTTGGGCGGCTGATGAAATGCATTCCAACAGCAGAATACGCCGCTTTTTACCTCTTCAGCTAGAACACGAGATTTGACAATAGCTTGCTGCCTGTCGCTTGTCATGAAGTTATCGGTTCCTGCACTGACAACGGAGCAGGCCTGGGGAAAATGTGAGCTGGGAGCAAAGATCGTCAGGATTCGCTAGGTCGGGTGGCCTGCTTTCGAACTGTCATTGGCCCTCATACAGTGCGACCCAAGACATCACATCCGGGGTCCGCCTCGGCATCGCAAATACGATTTTGCGACGTTCTGTGTAGGCGACGATTGATTTGTAAACTTCAGCATCGCGGAGGAAATGAGAATCGCCCGAGACTTGGGGAATTGTAACTACAGATAATGAGTTGGATAAGTATTGTGTACTACGCAGTTGCTATCCCAGGACGGTTCCGCCTAAAGCACCAACTTTCTTAATGTCGAAGACTCCCGACACGCTTGTCTGCAGCGCAAAGGGTGTCGTCGCGCTGCAGGCCCTACCCGCCACTATCCCCCAACGTATACAATCGGCCAAGATTCCGGATTGAGCAATTCGTCCTCCGCGATCAGCCAGTTTTCCAGGGCACTTCTCGACTCGTCAACTTGATGAAGCGAGAAAGCTCGCGAATTGATTGCTGAGTGAGAAGCAAAGGTGCGAAGGAAGAAGGAGTTGGAACTATCCGGTGGGAACTCCGCGAGTATTGAGACAAACGGTCGGGGATACTGCGTGGTGATGTTTGATGAGGCAAGCGAGGCGAGAATCAACCTCGTGGCGGTGAAGTGAAGTTCCGTGGACACTTGGTAAAAGGGCGAGTCGTGGTAAAAAGCGGCTTGCTCATCGGAAAGCGTCTTTCGAGGTTCGACAGGTATTTCGAGGCAGGAATCCGCTGCCACGAAGACCAGACCGATGCTCGGCTCGTGGTGAGCGAGGCCATAAAGTTTCACAAATCCTGGCGGCATTTACCTCTCCTCAAGCTGGCGGAATTGACTCGATAACGGCGAAGTGATCGCGGACACTGCAAAAGCAGATGGCCGTGCTTAGGTTGTGGATCGCACGGCGGAAACGCAGCCAATTGGACGCTTGTGCGGTAGCGTGCCGACAGGGCCACAATTAATGTGAGAAAACGACAAACCCATTAAAAGGAACAACCGCCTCGATGCGCCCATTGTCGCACCAGAGCGTCTGTCCTCCATTACCCACGTTGTCACCTCCATAGTCGAAGGAATCACTGTTGAAGACCTCTCGCCAGGGGCCCGATTCGATCCGACTGTTGTTTACGATGTACCCGTTAGCGTAAGGCTGGTCCGCCAAGCTGGCGAAGATTAGAAACGACCGATCACCTTTCCAGCGGCGAAACACAACCACGCGAGTGTCGTTGCGCACGTGGACAATGTCGATGTTTCTGCTTCGCAGCGCGGGATGATCTAGCCGAAGCTTGTTCACGTCAGAATAGAACCTGTAGAGGCTCTTGCCAATTCCCTCACGCATGCCGTGAAGG encodes the following:
- a CDS encoding RND transporter codes for the protein MKWMFSTSSLAVGLLAVAALSFAGCSGGQSAMGDADEHSEVAHDDHDHGDEHSHVHGEWWCGEHGVPEEICALCDTKLIVEFKEKGDWCEEHNRPASQCFICSPELFDKFAARYKAKYGEDPPKPEALEKGADS
- a CDS encoding efflux RND transporter periplasmic adaptor subunit, translated to MPKTPDFGWCSKHGIHNCVLDHPELAQLNETPAISSADRSRAELAMSMPLSKENNSGCLTYLKRIQFASVDAVAQAGVDVELVERRPIEQTVSGSGEILYDPTRTASFASRASGSVWRVEKTLGDRVEEGEVLALVEAEQVGDLKTSLIRALAEQSLQRQNVERLKIAKGAVAGVRLLEADADLAKAKAEVLSIAQSMENLGLSPDIQSLAQLSEREAFEQLRFLGIPQTLRSSVKAQVSSANFLPVRSSISGLIVERNVTQGEVVDTRRPLFRIVDTSQMWLMLEVPLEDVQQVEVGQKVHFQADGSSSQVLGQVDWISTGADSQTRMVKVRAVLPNPKGKLRDKTYGIGDIVLREEENAIAVPAESVHSEGCCRIVFVRDKHYFDSPESPKVFHVRSVRLGAYQDGFTEIVAGVLPGEVVATTGSDVLRAQLLKNGLGAGCCVDE
- a CDS encoding efflux RND transporter permease subunit; translation: MLSNLIDFSLRHRALVILVTLVLAVAGVFALQQLDIDAFPDTTPVQVQINTTAPALSSEEVEKQITFPVEQSISGLPGLTVMRSISKFGLSQVVVTFEDGIDIYFARQLINERLSTVELPVGIGRPQMGPVSTGLGEVFHYVLTYQGVDFSQVSDQERVDRLTELRTLHDWVVKPQLRSVPGVAEVNSWGGYEKQYQVRLDPDRLIKHALTYEEVADAIRANNENVGGGTITDGSEMLLVHGVGRTVDIDQIKNIVIKAKDGVPIRVGDIGEVQIGHEIRRGTVTADGQGEAVLGLGFMLMGENSHEVTWALKNKLEQIRSTLPVGVTIKTVYDRTELVDHVIHTVQKNLFEGGLLVVAVLFVFLGNLRAGFIVALAIPLSMLFAFSGMLQVGIAASLLSLGAIDFGLVVDSSVVMIENCVRHLSRDSGGRSHLEIIRDAAIEVRKPTMFGELIIMIVYLPILTLEGVEGKLFRPMAMTVIMALAGSMVLSLTLMPVLASFLLPQNIQEKEPLLIRWLKRLYAPVLRFTMHNKFVVIGSALCLFVAVFGLIAPNLGSEFVPRLSEGAITLNVVRLAGTDLEESIRYNTRMEKVLLEKFPDEIAHVWSRVGTAEVATDPMGTELTDLFITLHPRKQWTRAGTQEELTIQVQEELRDLPGPRLAMSQPIEMRMNEMISGVRADVAAILYGDDLELMVSKASEIEKVIKGIAGASEVKVEQVTGQPVLQIKIKQDQIARYEVPAKNVLNLVRSLGSHHVGEVYEGQLRFPLVIRLPEKVRADPSAIADILVATSSGQRIPLSRLASIERVDEPNTIKREWYQRRITVEANVRGRDMGSFVAEARQAVAEQVALPPGRYRVEWGGQFENLQRAQQRLMIVVPIALLMILALLYMTYRNWIDALRVFTGVPFAWIGGVVALWIRDMPFSISAAVGFIALSGVAVLDDMLLVSTIRQLRRRGRNLDEAVEEAAVTRLRPILMTTLVASLGFVPMAFSTGMGAEVQRPLATVVIGGVCSAMLMSLLVLRVLYVVFNLPAKNLGSGEYDEFAPEQPPLPDSAKGAETVSV